Proteins encoded together in one Phycisphaerae bacterium window:
- a CDS encoding DUF2079 domain-containing protein translates to MVRSPTANPATTSRALRIAIGFLTLAALGATLFAFRRVLMNPVNYEAEYVRAPWLITSLLIPALTVVAVTFLAANFARRPKEGVSVEVADRRHTAYETWLRLICAVGAFLVGAAWLYGEPPTFLTFCLVVTALAWCVRGLDGVFPVLPLPERIAAWSLAGLIVLATVWHALEQAHFWEHFLLGYADFGFFTTELEHCLPWKDVGPERFADTRLGYHAVWMFYLLVPFYALLRSPLFLMFVGPLALNLAAVAFYTLGRDRSGSRLVGLIVAVGWLCLPSVTRLPYSNTYGFQSIYLAVPWLAFALSLGLRGRWFLSHVCLAAAVLCEETVCGVAFGWGLTLVLFTPRRRDGLIIMAVSVAYLALMAGWVIPAFAREAEYSRLQLFGDLPVSGLFERLTRARVLYYLLALMVPLLPGLVGGRRLIVAAIPTLLLVLLLQQRDYLNIKYWHQSSVLPVLYAAAVIGVTNRQYRGASSGSSRESGGPLEIMPDLEGDAGARNAREGLSGTGEGSIPGLTSISRRVDLAPPVALLVSIGLFHFVMGISPASQAQRIYEADSRLNSRDPRLDAVEWVRETFPDDQYGVIATERMAAHFTDYRMVWPAPRARLGAMPIPYVVVLDRSDRWDKIVMEGETELFLHEAEVAGFHPVKVVGSVVVLAPSHP, encoded by the coding sequence GTGGTTCGATCGCCAACCGCCAACCCTGCAACCACTTCTCGCGCGCTACGCATCGCGATCGGATTTCTGACGCTGGCGGCGCTTGGAGCGACGCTCTTCGCATTTCGCCGCGTGCTGATGAACCCCGTCAACTACGAGGCGGAGTATGTCCGTGCCCCGTGGCTGATCACCTCACTCTTGATTCCAGCTCTGACCGTCGTTGCCGTTACCTTCCTCGCTGCGAACTTCGCGCGCCGGCCCAAGGAGGGTGTTTCTGTCGAGGTAGCTGATCGACGGCACACCGCTTACGAAACCTGGCTAAGGCTGATTTGCGCGGTCGGCGCCTTTCTGGTTGGCGCCGCGTGGCTATACGGGGAACCACCCACTTTTCTCACATTTTGCCTGGTTGTCACCGCGTTGGCATGGTGCGTTCGTGGTTTGGACGGAGTGTTCCCCGTCCTGCCACTGCCTGAGCGCATCGCCGCCTGGTCCCTGGCCGGTCTCATCGTCCTCGCCACCGTGTGGCACGCCCTGGAGCAGGCCCATTTCTGGGAGCACTTCCTGCTGGGGTACGCGGACTTCGGCTTCTTCACGACGGAACTGGAGCATTGTCTGCCCTGGAAGGACGTCGGACCGGAGCGATTTGCCGATACCCGCCTGGGTTACCATGCGGTGTGGATGTTCTACCTGCTCGTGCCATTTTACGCCCTTTTGCGTAGCCCGCTCTTCCTGATGTTCGTTGGCCCGCTTGCGCTGAACCTGGCGGCCGTTGCCTTTTATACGTTGGGCCGAGATCGAAGTGGATCACGCCTGGTCGGACTGATCGTAGCCGTTGGATGGCTCTGCCTCCCATCGGTGACACGGTTGCCTTATTCGAACACGTATGGCTTCCAGTCGATTTATCTTGCGGTCCCTTGGCTGGCGTTCGCGTTATCGCTGGGATTGCGCGGCCGGTGGTTTCTTTCACATGTCTGTCTCGCGGCGGCGGTGCTGTGCGAAGAGACCGTTTGCGGTGTCGCGTTCGGATGGGGCCTTACACTGGTTTTGTTCACGCCACGGCGTCGCGACGGGCTGATCATCATGGCGGTTTCCGTAGCGTACCTCGCGCTGATGGCCGGTTGGGTGATACCAGCCTTTGCTCGGGAAGCTGAGTATTCGCGGCTACAATTGTTCGGAGATTTGCCCGTCTCGGGTTTGTTCGAGCGGCTGACTCGAGCGCGCGTTCTTTACTACCTGCTTGCGTTGATGGTTCCGTTGCTACCGGGTCTGGTCGGTGGACGTCGACTGATCGTGGCGGCGATTCCGACCCTGCTGCTCGTGCTGCTGCTTCAGCAGCGGGACTACCTGAACATCAAATATTGGCACCAGAGCTCGGTTCTGCCCGTGTTGTACGCAGCGGCGGTTATTGGCGTTACGAACCGACAGTATCGCGGTGCGAGTTCCGGTTCTTCCAGGGAAAGCGGAGGTCCCTTGGAGATAATGCCCGATCTTGAAGGCGATGCCGGGGCGCGAAATGCCCGCGAAGGATTGTCGGGTACGGGGGAAGGAAGTATTCCGGGTCTCACCTCCATCTCTCGCCGCGTGGATCTGGCGCCGCCCGTTGCGCTTCTCGTATCCATTGGACTGTTCCACTTCGTCATGGGTATTTCACCGGCATCGCAGGCTCAACGAATCTACGAGGCCGACTCCCGCCTCAATTCTCGAGATCCCCGATTGGACGCTGTGGAATGGGTGCGGGAGACGTTTCCTGACGATCAGTACGGCGTTATCGCCACGGAGCGCATGGCCGCGCATTTCACGGACTACCGCATGGTCTGGCCGGCCCCACGCGCCCGGCTGGGTGCGATGCCGATCCCGTACGTCGTTGTCCTCGATCGTTCCGATCGCTGGGACAAGATCGTCATGGAAGGCGAGACAGAACTGTTCCTGCACGAGGCTGAGGTCGCCGGATTTCACCCGGTCAAAGTCGTTGGTTCCGTCGTCGTGCTCGCCCCAAGTCATCCGTAA
- the rsfS gene encoding ribosome silencing factor → MAQTDALRFAIEVARIAHDNKAEDVVAFDLRGIAAVTDFAVIATGTSDRQMRSIAERVIEYGRRLGQRPYGYCGHENAVWIVLDYVDVVLHLFARPYRDYYDLELLWGDAPRLEWAQSESA, encoded by the coding sequence GTGGCACAAACGGACGCGCTGAGATTCGCCATTGAGGTGGCCCGCATCGCCCACGACAACAAGGCCGAGGACGTGGTGGCTTTCGATTTGCGGGGGATTGCGGCCGTGACCGACTTTGCGGTCATTGCCACGGGCACTTCAGATCGGCAGATGCGGTCGATTGCGGAACGCGTCATCGAATATGGTCGGCGGCTGGGGCAACGTCCTTACGGGTACTGCGGTCACGAGAACGCCGTTTGGATCGTCTTGGATTACGTAGACGTCGTTCTCCATCTCTTCGCCCGACCCTACCGTGACTATTATGACCTGGAGCTACTTTGGGGCGACGCGCCCCGTTTGGAATGGGCGCAGTCGGAATCGGCTTGA
- a CDS encoding transglutaminase domain-containing protein, with the protein MSKLRPARAPRILFLNRLRPLLRLPLKGLLFLVALFLVCFPYPDQFVRHAARWRSPQALVEPDNPGLEPLVEELRPRLENVTDPHQVLGVVERFVYEKVPYDWDWNTWGAADYIPTVTEILAKGREDCDGRAVLAASLLARLGYDAQIVTDFTHVWVKTPQGETMGPGKRKAVVATPEGIKLQPGALAQLGRSIGYGIGVFPLLRELILVAVLWYLLLHGQSRRWIHTVALVLLVGGLLAIRAGGVDYRNLNFGMQAVGAFLIAAGILTQCIRVGRRQRQSGEPTAGSVRRNGKAGRGAGAGT; encoded by the coding sequence ATGAGTAAGCTTCGTCCCGCCAGAGCCCCGCGAATTCTCTTCCTCAATCGGCTGCGTCCGTTGCTGCGGTTGCCTTTGAAGGGTCTGCTCTTTCTGGTGGCACTCTTTCTGGTCTGCTTTCCATACCCCGATCAGTTTGTTCGTCATGCAGCGCGGTGGCGTTCGCCGCAGGCGCTGGTGGAGCCGGACAATCCCGGGCTGGAGCCCCTGGTTGAGGAGCTTCGTCCGCGACTGGAAAACGTGACCGATCCGCACCAGGTCCTTGGGGTCGTCGAACGCTTCGTGTACGAGAAGGTCCCATACGATTGGGACTGGAACACCTGGGGCGCGGCCGACTATATCCCCACGGTCACCGAGATTCTCGCCAAGGGGCGGGAGGACTGCGATGGCCGGGCGGTCTTGGCGGCGTCGCTGTTGGCCCGGCTCGGCTACGACGCCCAGATCGTCACGGACTTCACGCATGTCTGGGTGAAGACGCCGCAGGGCGAGACGATGGGGCCGGGCAAGAGGAAGGCGGTCGTCGCGACGCCGGAGGGTATCAAGCTTCAGCCGGGCGCCCTGGCGCAGCTTGGGCGGTCGATCGGCTACGGGATTGGCGTGTTTCCGTTGCTTCGCGAACTGATCCTGGTTGCCGTGCTCTGGTACCTGTTGTTGCACGGGCAGTCGCGACGGTGGATTCACACGGTCGCCCTGGTGCTGCTCGTCGGTGGGCTTCTGGCGATTCGCGCCGGGGGCGTTGATTACCGCAACCTCAACTTCGGCATGCAGGCCGTCGGCGCGTTCCTGATCGCCGCAGGGATCCTGACGCAGTGCATTCGCGTTGGTCGCCGGCAACGCCAGTCAGGCGAGCCGACTGCGGGTTCCGTCAGGCGTAACGGGAAGGCCGGAAGGGGTGCGGGTGCGGGAACATGA
- a CDS encoding YifB family Mg chelatase-like AAA ATPase: MITRLQSIAFEGIDAIPVEIEVDVARRGMGDPTVVGLPDAAVKESVERVRSAMANSGFDFPRHRTVINLAPADIRKEGPIYDLPMAVGICLAGGSFASDSTHEYIIAGELALDGRVRPIRGALSAAMLAAKREHRGILLPVENAPEAAVVEGIEVIPVGSLTEAIGFLSGQLPIEPVAVDLSAILASARTYDCDFADVRGQEHVKRALIIAAAGRHNVLMIGPPGSGKTMLAKRIPTILPPLTLAESVETTRIHSVAGELRPRIALLATRPVRAPHHSASTPALVGGGSVPKPGEVSLAHHGVLFLDEFPEFSRTALEALRQPLEDGDITIARAHNTTRFPASFLLVAAMNPCPCGYFGDPRKPCKCSPLQIERYVSRVSGPLIDRIDIHLEVPAVTFAELRSSRDGTPSSSMIEQVHRARERQRRRFEGDSTLTNGRMSGRQVRATCVLDAAAESVLRQAINELGLSARAHDKILRVSRTIADLADRADIRAEDVMEAIQYRRLDRQL, from the coding sequence ATGATCACCCGTCTTCAGAGCATCGCCTTCGAGGGCATCGACGCCATTCCCGTGGAGATCGAGGTGGACGTCGCCCGGCGGGGGATGGGTGATCCCACGGTCGTCGGCCTGCCCGACGCGGCCGTCAAGGAGAGCGTCGAGCGCGTCCGCAGCGCCATGGCCAACTCCGGCTTCGACTTTCCCCGCCACCGCACGGTGATCAACCTCGCCCCGGCCGACATCCGCAAGGAAGGGCCGATCTACGACCTGCCCATGGCCGTGGGCATCTGCCTGGCGGGGGGCAGCTTCGCCAGCGACAGTACGCACGAATACATCATCGCCGGCGAGTTGGCTCTCGACGGTCGCGTCCGGCCGATTCGCGGAGCACTCTCGGCGGCGATGCTCGCGGCCAAGCGAGAACACCGTGGCATTCTGCTTCCGGTGGAGAACGCCCCGGAGGCTGCAGTCGTCGAAGGGATCGAGGTGATTCCCGTCGGCTCGCTCACGGAGGCGATCGGTTTCCTCTCCGGCCAGCTCCCCATCGAACCCGTGGCCGTGGACCTGAGCGCGATCCTCGCTTCGGCGCGCACCTACGACTGCGATTTCGCCGACGTTCGCGGGCAGGAGCACGTCAAGCGGGCGCTGATCATCGCCGCGGCCGGGCGGCACAACGTGCTGATGATCGGTCCGCCGGGTTCGGGCAAGACCATGCTGGCGAAGCGGATCCCGACGATTCTTCCGCCGCTCACGCTGGCGGAGTCCGTGGAGACGACGCGGATTCACTCCGTAGCGGGCGAGCTTCGACCTCGCATTGCGCTGCTGGCAACGCGGCCAGTTCGCGCACCGCACCATTCCGCGAGCACTCCGGCGCTGGTCGGCGGGGGGTCGGTGCCCAAGCCGGGAGAGGTTTCGCTGGCCCATCACGGCGTGCTCTTTCTCGACGAATTTCCAGAGTTCTCCCGAACGGCGCTGGAAGCGTTGCGCCAGCCGCTCGAAGACGGTGACATTACCATCGCCCGCGCCCACAATACGACGCGATTCCCTGCGTCTTTCTTATTGGTGGCCGCCATGAACCCCTGCCCTTGCGGGTACTTCGGCGACCCGCGCAAGCCGTGCAAATGCAGCCCGCTCCAGATCGAGCGTTACGTGAGCCGTGTGAGTGGGCCGCTCATCGACCGCATCGACATCCATCTCGAGGTGCCGGCCGTGACATTCGCCGAGCTGCGCAGCTCGCGCGACGGTACGCCGTCCTCTTCGATGATCGAACAGGTCCATCGCGCCCGGGAACGGCAACGGAGACGTTTCGAGGGCGACTCGACCCTGACTAACGGCCGGATGAGTGGGCGGCAGGTTCGCGCGACCTGCGTGCTCGATGCCGCGGCGGAGTCCGTGCTGCGGCAGGCCATTAACGAGCTTGGACTCTCCGCCCGAGCGCACGATAAGATTCTGCGCGTGAGCCGGACCATCGCGGACCTGGCCGATCGCGCAGACATTCGTGCCGAAGATGTGATGGAAGCCATCCAGTATCGGCGCCTCGACCGCCAGCTATGA
- a CDS encoding GNAT family N-acetyltransferase, with the protein MTAADIRHFTSGDIGFALVQTGREGWDATAELFRTTLELEPQGAFIAEADRRAVGMITTLRHDETAWIGNLIVVPEYRGRGVGAMLMERAMEHQTGRGVRTLRLEADPAGIPLYRRLGFVDEFVSPRFFRPGAAVTSIGPTPRRIDSPTSGCPEAVKRLFASDLEAVVAFDGPFFGDDRSSLLSKLLASAPEAWKVESDDVLRGYLITQPSTLGVRIGPCVAWDAATADLLLETAIDAFGTQAIVAAVPESNLAAIELLARRGFVQRPPCLRMVWGEPGAAVDVHHIFAISNGAMG; encoded by the coding sequence ATGACCGCCGCCGACATCCGTCATTTCACATCCGGCGATATTGGCTTCGCCCTCGTCCAGACCGGCCGGGAGGGCTGGGACGCCACGGCTGAGCTATTTCGGACAACGCTTGAACTCGAGCCGCAGGGTGCGTTCATTGCCGAGGCAGACAGGCGAGCCGTGGGCATGATTACCACGCTGCGGCACGACGAGACCGCCTGGATCGGCAATCTGATCGTCGTACCGGAATATCGCGGGCGGGGGGTCGGTGCGATGCTCATGGAGCGGGCCATGGAACACCAGACCGGCCGCGGCGTTCGCACGCTGCGACTGGAGGCCGATCCGGCGGGAATCCCCCTCTACCGGCGGCTGGGCTTCGTGGATGAGTTCGTCTCGCCGCGGTTCTTCCGTCCAGGCGCTGCGGTGACCTCAATCGGCCCAACGCCGCGACGCATCGATTCACCCACCTCGGGCTGCCCCGAGGCTGTGAAACGACTCTTCGCAAGCGACCTGGAAGCCGTTGTCGCGTTCGATGGGCCGTTCTTCGGCGACGACCGATCGAGCCTTTTGAGCAAACTTCTGGCGAGCGCCCCCGAAGCGTGGAAGGTCGAATCCGACGACGTACTTCGCGGGTACCTCATCACACAGCCGTCGACGCTGGGAGTTCGCATCGGGCCATGTGTGGCATGGGACGCGGCGACGGCCGACCTGCTACTTGAAACGGCGATCGATGCCTTTGGAACACAGGCGATAGTTGCGGCTGTGCCGGAGAGCAACTTAGCCGCGATCGAATTGCTGGCCCGCAGGGGATTTGTGCAGCGGCCGCCGTGCCTGCGAATGGTCTGGGGTGAACCCGGCGCCGCCGTCGATGTACATCATATCTTTGCGATATCCAACGGGGCGATGGGATGA
- a CDS encoding AAA family ATPase: protein MSEQFSQEASSAALADRAGILAQAVAQGSKSPAGADTDAPEAPALELPTFFPEEPETFEQAGLSDALVESLVLKHLFAVGANTGRGMSRDLCLPVKSTIELLNSLKSRQFVVYKGSASMGDFQYVLTESGRERANRYLEECTYAGPAPVPFARYVESVQAQSILGEQPGPGDLRQAFGELLIREEIMEQLGPAVNSGRGLFLFGNPGNGKTSIAERITRCFGTQIWIPRTILVEGEIVLLFDPQCHEPDPAHRPSLIKGRAHDPRWLKIRRPTIVVGGELTLDSLELRYNHFTKITEPPIQLKSNCGTLVIDDFGRQRVPPIELLNRWIVPLEKRIDYLTMHSGKKLQVPFDQLIVFSTNLEPRELVDDAFLRRIPYKINVPDPNEEEFRALLQMTAATFEVPYDEGCVDRLIEKHYRANNRSFRCCHPRDLILQLVNQARYHGDSAVMSDAGFDLACGTYFSLL, encoded by the coding sequence ATGAGCGAACAATTCTCCCAAGAGGCATCCAGTGCGGCGCTGGCGGACCGGGCAGGAATTTTGGCCCAGGCCGTTGCCCAGGGATCGAAATCGCCGGCCGGAGCGGATACGGACGCACCAGAGGCTCCGGCGTTGGAATTACCCACGTTCTTCCCCGAGGAGCCGGAGACGTTCGAACAGGCGGGGTTATCGGACGCACTTGTCGAGTCGCTGGTTCTCAAGCACCTGTTTGCGGTGGGCGCGAACACCGGTCGAGGCATGTCGCGTGATCTGTGCCTCCCGGTCAAGTCGACGATTGAGTTGCTCAACTCGCTGAAAAGTCGGCAGTTCGTGGTCTACAAGGGATCGGCCTCGATGGGCGACTTTCAGTATGTGCTTACGGAGAGCGGGCGCGAACGGGCGAACCGCTATCTCGAGGAGTGTACGTACGCCGGTCCGGCACCGGTTCCATTTGCTCGCTATGTCGAATCCGTACAGGCGCAAAGCATATTGGGCGAGCAGCCGGGCCCGGGCGACCTGCGACAGGCGTTTGGGGAACTGCTCATTCGCGAAGAGATCATGGAGCAGCTCGGACCGGCCGTGAATTCCGGCCGTGGGTTGTTCCTCTTCGGCAATCCGGGCAACGGCAAGACCAGCATCGCAGAGCGAATCACGCGCTGCTTCGGTACACAGATCTGGATTCCCCGAACGATCTTGGTCGAGGGCGAAATCGTCCTCTTGTTCGATCCCCAGTGCCACGAGCCTGATCCGGCGCACCGGCCTTCGCTGATCAAGGGGCGAGCGCACGATCCGAGGTGGCTGAAGATCCGTCGCCCGACGATCGTTGTCGGTGGAGAGCTTACACTCGATTCCCTGGAGCTTCGCTACAACCACTTCACGAAGATCACCGAGCCGCCCATTCAGCTCAAGAGCAACTGCGGCACGCTGGTGATCGACGACTTCGGCCGGCAACGCGTGCCTCCCATCGAACTGCTCAACCGCTGGATTGTTCCGCTCGAAAAGCGCATCGACTACCTCACGATGCACAGCGGAAAGAAGTTGCAGGTGCCGTTCGATCAGCTCATCGTCTTCTCCACCAACCTTGAGCCGCGTGAGCTCGTCGACGATGCGTTCCTGCGGCGAATTCCTTACAAGATCAACGTGCCCGACCCCAACGAGGAAGAGTTCCGCGCTCTTCTGCAAATGACCGCGGCGACATTCGAGGTGCCTTATGACGAGGGGTGTGTCGATCGTCTGATTGAGAAGCATTACCGGGCAAATAATCGCTCCTTCCGCTGCTGCCATCCGCGCGACCTGATACTGCAACTGGTCAACCAGGCCCGCTACCACGGCGACTCGGCCGTGATGTCCGACGCCGGCTTCGACCTGGCCTGCGGGACGTACTTCTCGCTGCTGTAG
- a CDS encoding flavin reductase: MQEKVNLMKTIQLSNELDTIGAAVGRVASGCFVLTTQHSGKSNGLLVSWVQQAAFEPPMITACIKHGRPAAELVRGSGRFVLNVIGPDPAPMFKHFAKGFSAEEDSFAGLDVAPSDYGPLITSCVAHLACNVRQMVTAGDHDVCIAEVTAAASQGSERPYVHIRKNGLSY, encoded by the coding sequence ATGCAAGAAAAGGTGAACCTCATGAAGACCATCCAGTTATCCAACGAACTCGATACCATCGGGGCGGCCGTCGGGCGTGTCGCCAGTGGCTGCTTTGTCCTCACCACCCAACACAGTGGGAAATCCAACGGATTGCTGGTTTCGTGGGTCCAGCAAGCGGCGTTCGAGCCCCCGATGATCACGGCGTGCATCAAGCACGGGCGGCCTGCGGCGGAGCTGGTCCGCGGCAGCGGGCGGTTCGTGCTCAATGTCATCGGTCCGGATCCGGCGCCGATGTTCAAGCACTTCGCCAAAGGGTTCTCGGCCGAAGAGGATTCCTTCGCCGGCCTGGACGTGGCGCCGTCGGATTACGGCCCGCTGATCACATCGTGCGTGGCTCATCTGGCTTGCAATGTTCGCCAAATGGTCACCGCCGGAGATCACGACGTGTGCATTGCCGAGGTCACGGCCGCTGCCTCCCAGGGATCGGAGCGCCCGTACGTGCACATTCGCAAGAACGGACTCTCGTACTGA
- a CDS encoding amino acid-binding protein, giving the protein MAETHRRPTEKWQNFAGEDRIVRAAADEQLSAFLANKPGMIAGLCQQLSDAGVTIRAMAVLDTVDIGTVRMVVDNVEAAKEALNHAGAAYVSVPVICIPIPNRPGGFGAIARCLGRRDINIDYFYATSGIEGGFALGVFRVSDRDRALEIDFPE; this is encoded by the coding sequence TTGGCGGAGACGCACCGGCGGCCCACGGAGAAATGGCAGAACTTCGCCGGAGAGGACCGCATCGTGCGCGCAGCCGCCGACGAACAGCTTTCGGCCTTCCTGGCCAACAAACCCGGCATGATTGCCGGGCTCTGCCAGCAACTCTCGGACGCAGGCGTGACCATCCGCGCCATGGCCGTTCTGGACACCGTGGACATCGGCACAGTGCGTATGGTCGTGGATAACGTAGAGGCGGCCAAGGAAGCCCTGAACCACGCCGGGGCCGCGTACGTATCGGTCCCCGTTATCTGCATTCCCATACCCAACCGCCCGGGTGGCTTCGGAGCAATCGCCCGATGCCTTGGCCGGCGTGACATCAACATCGACTATTTCTACGCTACGTCCGGCATCGAGGGCGGGTTCGCCCTGGGAGTGTTTCGCGTTTCAGACCGCGATCGCGCCTTGGAGATTGACTTCCCCGAGTAG
- a CDS encoding class I SAM-dependent methyltransferase produces the protein MEDHSPKSAPTVIVAYPPGNDALTARSEAIARQLNLPVRELSGNALSTKRGRRGQSAASAVDELRLWVLRDGLALQDAGDVKLSPIRVDFDSGTPGFRRWSAQSRRQPLARAVGVKGESIDVLDCTAGLGRDAFQLCCLGCRVTAVERSPVLCEMLRDAMDRATNSADESLRKAIARLDLVCGESASVLRAFSENARPDVVYIDPMYTTRRKSAAGGAEMRILRRLVGEDEDSGSLLAIARKTAGRRVVVKRLRHHPALAEKVDICYSGRTVRYDVYLTGLGQQETALAV, from the coding sequence ATGGAAGACCATTCACCCAAGTCAGCGCCAACCGTCATCGTGGCCTATCCGCCGGGAAATGATGCGCTGACAGCCCGATCCGAAGCAATCGCCCGGCAGTTGAATCTGCCGGTGCGCGAATTGTCCGGTAACGCGCTGAGTACGAAGCGCGGTCGCCGAGGGCAGAGCGCCGCATCTGCCGTTGACGAACTGCGGCTCTGGGTATTGCGCGACGGGCTTGCCCTTCAGGATGCGGGTGATGTCAAGCTATCGCCCATTCGCGTGGATTTCGATTCGGGAACGCCGGGCTTTCGGCGATGGTCGGCGCAATCCCGGCGGCAACCCCTGGCTCGCGCGGTAGGCGTTAAGGGAGAGAGCATAGACGTGCTGGACTGCACCGCCGGCTTGGGGCGGGATGCGTTTCAGTTGTGCTGTCTGGGCTGTCGCGTTACGGCCGTGGAGCGCTCTCCGGTTTTGTGCGAAATGCTTCGCGACGCGATGGATCGTGCTACGAACAGCGCGGACGAATCACTGCGGAAAGCGATAGCCCGTTTGGACCTAGTCTGCGGGGAGTCCGCATCGGTTCTGAGAGCGTTCTCCGAGAATGCCCGCCCGGACGTCGTATACATCGATCCGATGTATACGACGCGGCGGAAATCAGCGGCTGGCGGGGCGGAGATGCGTATCCTCCGGCGCCTGGTCGGCGAGGACGAGGACAGTGGCTCCCTGCTTGCGATTGCTCGCAAAACGGCCGGTCGCCGGGTCGTGGTCAAGCGGCTTCGGCACCACCCCGCATTGGCCGAAAAAGTGGACATCTGCTACTCGGGCCGAACGGTCCGCTACGACGTCTACCTGACGGGGCTGGGGCAACAAGAGACGGCATTGGCGGTCTGA